A section of the Hevea brasiliensis isolate MT/VB/25A 57/8 chromosome 17, ASM3005281v1, whole genome shotgun sequence genome encodes:
- the LOC110668032 gene encoding rubber cis-polyprenyltransferase HRT2-like translates to MEIYTGQRPSVFKLFGKFMRKGLYRILTQGPIPTHLAFILDGNRRFAKKHKMNEAEGYKAGYLALLKTLTYCYELGVRYVTIYAFSIDNFRRQPQEVQCVMNLMMEKIEEIIVEESIMNAYDVGVRIVGNLKLLDEPIRIAAEKIMRATANNSRFVLLIAIAYSSTDEIVHAVEESSKDKLNSNEVCNNGIEAEQEFKEANGTGNSVIPVQKTESYSGINLVDLEKNTYVNPYPDVLIRTSGLSRLSNYLLWQTSNCILYSPFALWPEIGLGHLVWTVMDFQRHHSYLKKHKEYLK, encoded by the coding sequence ATGGAAATATATACGGGTCAGAGGCCAAGTGTGTTTAAACTTTTTGGGAAATTTATGAGAAAAGGGTTATATCGCATCCTAACCCAAGGTCCCATTCCTACTCATCTTGCCTTCATATTGGATGGAAACCGGAGGTTTGCTAAGAAGCATAAAATGAACGAAGCAGAAGGTTATAAGGCAGGATATTTAGCTCTTCTGAAAACACTAACTTATTGCTATGAGTTGGGAGTGAGGTACGTAACTATTTATGCCTTTAGCATTGATAATTTTCGACGGCAACCTCAGGAGGTTCAGTGCGTAATGAATCTTATGATGGAGAAGATTGAAGAGATTATTGTGGAAGAAAGTATCATGAATGCATATGATGTTGGCGTACGTATTGTAGGTAACCTGAAGCTTTTAGATGAGCCAATCAGGATTGCAGCAGAAAAAATTATGAGGGCTACTGCCAATAATTCCAGGTTTGTGCTTCTCATTGCTATAGCCTATAGTTCAACTGATGAGATCGTGCATGCTGTAGAAGAATCCTCCAAAGATAAATTGAACTCCAATGAAGTTTGCAACAATGGGATTGAAGCTGAACAAGAATTTAAGGAGGCAAATGGAACTGGAAACAGTGTGATTCCTGTTCAGAAGACGGAGTCATATTCTGGAATAAATCTTGTAGACCTTGAGAAAAACACCTACGTAAATCCTTATCCTGATGTCCTGATTCGAACTTCTGGGTTGAGCCGTCTAAGTAACTACCTACTTTGGCAGACTAGCAATTGCATACTGTATTCTCCTTTTGCACTGTGGCCAGAGATTGGTCTCGGACACTTGGTATGGACAGTAATGGACTTCCAACGTCATCATTCTTATTTGAAGAAGCACAAGGAATATTTGAAATAA